Proteins encoded by one window of Arabidopsis thaliana chromosome 2, partial sequence:
- a CDS encoding MATE efflux family protein (MATE efflux family protein; FUNCTIONS IN: antiporter activity, drug transmembrane transporter activity, transporter activity; INVOLVED IN: drug transmembrane transport, transmembrane transport; LOCATED IN: chloroplast, membrane; EXPRESSED IN: 22 plant structures; EXPRESSED DURING: 13 growth stages; CONTAINS InterPro DOMAIN/s: Multi antimicrobial extrusion protein MatE (InterPro:IPR002528); BEST Arabidopsis thaliana protein match is: MATE efflux family protein (TAIR:AT4G38380.1); Has 17219 Blast hits to 17166 proteins in 2310 species: Archae - 394; Bacteria - 13798; Metazoa - 83; Fungi - 156; Plants - 607; Viruses - 0; Other Eukaryotes - 2181 (source: NCBI BLink).), with translation MAAVATSFCFSPHRSPSRFGNPNSSIRRTIVCKSSPRDESPAVSTSSQRPEKQQNPLTSQNKPDHDHKPDPGIGKIGMEIMSIALPAALALAADPITSLVDTAFVGHIGSAELAAVGVSVSVFNLVSKLFNVPLLNVTTSFVAEEQAIAAKDDNDSIETSKKVLPSVSTSLVLAAGVGIAEAIALSLGSDFLMDVMAIPFDSPMRIPAEQFLRLRAYGAPPIVVALAAQGAFRGFKDTTTPLYAVVAGNVLNAVLDPILIFVLGFGISGAAAATVISEYLIAFILLWKLNENVVLLSPQIKVGRANQYLKSGGLLIGRTVALLVPFTLATSLAAQNGPTQMAGHQIVLEIWLAVSLLTDALAIAAQSLLATTYSQGEYKQAREVLFGVLQVGLATGTGLAAVLFITFEPFSSLFTTDSEVLKIALSGTLFVAGSQPVNALAFVLDGLYYGVSDFGFAAYSMVIVGFISSLFMLVAAPTFGLAGIWTGLFLFMALRLVAGAWRLGTRTGPWKMLWSAPEKPE, from the exons TGGCGGCGGTCGCTACCTCCTTCTGTTTCTCTCCCCATCGATCGCCGTCACGTTttggaaaccctaattcatCCATTCGAAGAACAATCGTCTGTAAATCATCTCCTCGCGATGAATCTCCAGCCGTCTCCACTTCTTCTCAGCGACCGGAAAAGCAGCAGAATCCTCTGACTTCACAGAATAAACCGGATCATGATCACAAACCGGATCCTGG gattggTAAAATTGGAATGGAGATAATGTCAATTGCATTACCTGCTGCATTAGCTTTAGCTGCTGATCCTATAACATCTCTTGTCGACACTGCCTTCGTTGGCCATATTG GTTCTGCGGAATTAGCTGCAGTAGGAGTGTCAGTTTCTGTATTCAATTTGGTGTCGAAGCTCTTCAATGTTCCTTTACTAAATGTCACAACATCGTTTGTTGCGGAGGAGCAAGCAATTGCTGCTAAGGATGATAATGATTCTATAGAAACAA GCAAGAAAGTGCTGCCTTCGGTTTCAACTTCATTAGTTCTTGCTGCTGGAGTTGGTATTGCAGAGGCCATTGCGCTATCTCTCGGGTCTGATTTCTTGATGGATGTCATGGCTATACCTTTT gATTCACCAATGCGGATACCAGCAGAGCAGTTCCTCAGACTTCGAGCGTATGGTGCACCACCAATTGTTGTTGCATTGGCTGCGCAAGGAGCTTTTCGAGGTTTCAAGGACACAACAACGCCTCTATATGCCGTTG TTGCGGGGAATGTACTTAATGCGGTATTGGATCCAATCCTGATATTTGTCCTTGGTTTTGGTATCTCTGGTGCTGCGGCTGCTACTGTGATTTCTGA ATACTTGATTGCATTTATTCTTCTATGGAAGTTGAATGAGAATGTAGTTTTGCTCTCTCCTCAAATCAAAGTGGGAAGAGCCAACCAGTACCTCAAATCAG GTGGGCTTCTCATTGGTAGAACGGTGGCTTTGCTTGTGCCATTCACATTAGCTACTTCGTTAGCAGCTCAAAATGGACCCACTCAAATGGCTGGCCATCAAATCGTCTTGGAAATCTGGTTGGCTGTCTCTTTACTCACCGATGCTTTAGCCATTGCTGCACAG AGTCTTCTTGCCACCACTTACTCTCAAGGAGAATACAAACAAGCCCGGGAAGTTCTCTTCGGAGTCCTTCAA GTAGGTTTAGCAACTGGAACTGGTTTGGCTGCTGTATTGTTCATCACTTTCGAACCATTTTCAAGCTTATTCACAACGGATTCAGAAGTTTTAAAGATTGCTTTGTCAGGGACCTTA TTTGTGGCTGGATCTCAACCGGTGAATGCTCTAGCGTTTGTTTTGGATGGGCTCTATTATGGTGTCTCTGACTTCGGATTTGCCGCTTATTCTATG GTGATTGTCGGATTCATATCTTCCTTGTTCATGCTTGTGGCTGCACCAACGTTTGGCCTTGCCGGGATCTGGACTGGTTTGTTCCTCTTCATGGCGTTGCGGTTGGTTGCTGGAGCCTGGAG ATTGGGGACAAGAACCGGTCCATGGAAAATGCTATGGTCTGCTCCAGAGAAGCCAGAATGA
- the DREB19 gene encoding Integrase-type DNA-binding superfamily protein (Integrase-type DNA-binding superfamily protein; FUNCTIONS IN: DNA binding, sequence-specific DNA binding transcription factor activity; INVOLVED IN: regulation of transcription, DNA-dependent; LOCATED IN: nucleus, chloroplast; EXPRESSED IN: 6 plant structures; EXPRESSED DURING: 4 anthesis, petal differentiation and expansion stage; CONTAINS InterPro DOMAIN/s: DNA-binding, integrase-type (InterPro:IPR016177), Pathogenesis-related transcriptional factor/ERF, DNA-binding (InterPro:IPR001471); BEST Arabidopsis thaliana protein match is: Integrase-type DNA-binding superfamily protein (TAIR:AT2G40340.1); Has 5061 Blast hits to 5054 proteins in 220 species: Archae - 0; Bacteria - 0; Metazoa - 0; Fungi - 0; Plants - 5051; Viruses - 0; Other Eukaryotes - 10 (source: NCBI BLink).): protein MEKEDNGSKQSSSASVVSSRRRRRVVEPVEATLQRWEEEGLARARRVQAKGSKKGCMRGKGGPENPVCRFRGVRQRVWGKWVAEIREPVSHRGANSSRSKRLWLGTFATAAEAALAYDRAASVMYGPYARLNFPEDLGGGRKKDEEAESSGGYWLETNKAGNGVIETEGGKDYVVYNEDAIELGHDKTQNPMTDNEIVNPAVKSEEGYSYDRFKLDNGLLYNEPQSSSYHQGGGFDSYFEYFRF, encoded by the coding sequence ATGGAAAAGGAAGATAACGGATCGAAACAGAGCTCCTCTGCTTCTGTTGTATCCtcgagaagacgaagaagagtgGTTGAGCCAGTGGAAGCGACGTTACAGAGATGGGAGGAAGAAGGATTGGCGAGAGCTCGTAGGGTTCAAGCCAAAGGTTCGAAGAAAGGTTGTATGAGAGGAAAAGGTGGACCAGAGAATCCTGTTTGTCGGTTTAGAGGTGTTCGACAAAGGGTTTGGGGGAAATGGGTTGCTGAGATACGTGAACCAGTGAGTCACCGTGGTGCAAACTCTAGTCGTAGTAAACGGCTTTGGCTTGGCACGTTTGCTACTGCAGCTGAAGCTGCTTTGGCTTACGACAGAGCTGCTAGTGTCATGTACGGACCCTATGCCAGGTTAAATTTCCCGGAAGATTTGGGTGGGGGAAGGAAGAAGGACGAGGAGGCGGAAAGTTCGGGAGGCTATTGGTTGGAAACTAACAAAGCCGGTAATGGCGTGATTGAAACGGAAGGTGGAAAAGACTATGTAGTCTACAATGAAGACGCTATTGAGCTTGGCCATGACAAGACTCAGAATCCTATGACTGATAATGAAATAGTGAACCCAGCAGTGAAATCAGAGGAAGGTTACAGCTATGATCGATTCAAATTGGATAACGGATTGTTGTATAATGAACCTCAAAGCTCCAGTTATCACCAGGGAGGTGGATTCGATTCATATTTTGAGTATTTCAGATTCTAG
- a CDS encoding uncharacterized protein (unknown protein; FUNCTIONS IN: molecular_function unknown; INVOLVED IN: biological_process unknown; LOCATED IN: mitochondrion; Has 1 Blast hits to 1 proteins in 1 species: Archae - 0; Bacteria - 0; Metazoa - 0; Fungi - 0; Plants - 1; Viruses - 0; Other Eukaryotes - 0 (source: NCBI BLink).), with the protein MSRYRLREHAWCLRQLNVSNKSFLKRSFLVGLGYTPPIRYFIDIGPLPNWTRKEVNELILGRTRVRSPILKLLIELFVHRICSDPRFQVKSSSVNA; encoded by the exons ATGTCTAGATACCGTCTAAGAGAACACGCGTGGTGCTTACGACAATTAAAT GTAAGtaacaaatcatttttaaaacgaAGCTTCCTTGTTGGCTTAGGGTATACGCCACCAATTCGATATTTCATAGACATTGGGCCTTTGCCGAACTGGACTCGAAAAGAAGTAAATGAGCTTATACTGGGCCGGACTCGAGTACGAAGCCCAATACTAAAGCTGCTCATCGAATTATTTGTGCATCGCATTTGCTCCGACCCACGATTTCAAGTCAAGTCAAGTAGCGTAAATGCGTAA
- the PRA1.B4 gene encoding prenylated RAB acceptor 1.B4 (prenylated RAB acceptor 1.B4 (PRA1.B4); CONTAINS InterPro DOMAIN/s: Prenylated rab acceptor PRA1 (InterPro:IPR004895); BEST Arabidopsis thaliana protein match is: prenylated RAB acceptor 1.B5 (TAIR:AT5G01640.1); Has 506 Blast hits to 506 proteins in 121 species: Archae - 0; Bacteria - 0; Metazoa - 113; Fungi - 53; Plants - 299; Viruses - 0; Other Eukaryotes - 41 (source: NCBI BLink).) gives MASSAPPVLPISNPQTVPSAAPSSVESQPPIATPAFRNFINQITETVKNGLSKRRPWAELADRSALSKPESISDAAVRIRKNYSYFKVNYLTVATAIVGFSLVTHPFSLVFLLCLLASWLFLYLFRPTDQPIVLFGRTFSDRETLGCLILFSIFVIFLTDVGSVLVSAMMIGVALICAHGAFRAPEDLFLDEQEPAATGFLSFLGGAASSAAPAVIAARV, from the coding sequence ATGGCTTCCTCAGCACCACCAGTCCTCCCAATCTCCAATCCCCAAACCGTTCCATCCGCCGCTCCTTCCTCCGTCGAATCTCAACCACCGATCGCTACTCCAGCTTTCCGCAATTTCATCAATCAGATCACCGAAACCGTTAAAAACGGTCTCTCTAAGCGTCGTCCTTGGGCTGAGCTCGCGGATCGTTCCGCATTATCCAAACCTGAGTCGATCTCCGACGCTGCTGTTCGTATCCGCAAGAATTACTCGTATTTCAAGGTTAATTACCTCACCGTCGCTACAGCGATCGTCGGATTCTCTCTCGTCACTCATCCTTTCTCTCTCGTCTTCCTCCTCTGTCTCCTCGCGTCGTGGCTCTTCCTCTACTTGTTCCGTCCCACGGATCAGCCGATCGTTCTATTCGGTCGTACATTCTCCGATCGTGAGACGTTAGggtgtttgattttgttcagTATCTTTGTGATCTTCCTCACCGATGTTGGATCTGTTCTGGTTTCGGCTATGATGATTGGTGTTGCGTTGATCTGTGCTCATGGTGCTTTTAGAGCTCCGGAAGATCTTTTCCTTGATGAGCAAGAGCCTGCTGCTACCGGATTCCTCTCTTTCCTCGGTGGTGCCGCCTCTTCAGCCGCGCCTGCTGTTATCGCCGCTCGCGTGTAA
- a CDS encoding endonuclease/glycosyl hydrolase (unknown protein; Has 7 Blast hits to 7 proteins in 2 species: Archae - 0; Bacteria - 0; Metazoa - 0; Fungi - 0; Plants - 7; Viruses - 0; Other Eukaryotes - 0 (source: NCBI BLink).) has protein sequence MLWTVDRTRIPTNLMVISSKITDDCSYVKCLSFMMKSRTGNILLAQPENLAHDDDLSQSLLSQVTAVWLWTSLSYGGKPIFNRGISQLVTKKWTSTSVQGETSVNQ, from the coding sequence ATGTTATGGACAGTTGACCGGACACGTATACCAACTAATCTCATGGTAATCTCAAGCAAAATCACAGATGACTGCTCGTACGTCAAGTGTCTTTCGTTTATGATGAAAAGCAGGACTGGGAATATTCTCTTAGCTCAGCCTGAGAACTTGGctcatgatgatgatttatCACAATCGCTTCTTAGTCAAGTAACTGCAGTGTGGCTTTGGACAAGCCTATCATATGGAGGAAAGCCTATCTTCAATCGTGGGATCTCACAACTGGTCACCAAGAAGTGGACAAGTACTTCAGTTCAAGGGGAGACTTCAGTTAACCAATAA
- a CDS encoding weak chloroplast movement under blue light protein (DUF827) has product MVVKTGFPITDSSSSASMAEFPEPGTVNPDSDLSNGRAEKPEIDTSAPFESVREAATRFGGFGFWRPSLNKLPDASQENIQEPDIMGLKAQAFELQRELIVKERETLEVLKELEATKATVLKLQQRNEAYEEDTLREEVDSHIKPAGVVLKDLSQAKMNLCKIASIRESVEQLKNKLNEERAALEKTRERLMEKSLKVFSLEEEEVRVRFAKEGQTGEKDLGMLNEVQRLSRQAQEVKKTGENAELEVVKAMAETESTRDKIRTAKIRLVAARKMKEAAREAEAVAIAEIEAVTGSMNVGKAEAVTISAEEYSVLARSARDAEEEARKRVEDAMSRVEEANVSKKDVLKKVDEAAQEIETSKRVLEEAVERVDAANASKIEAEEALRKWRSENGQRRRLSSSVNNTSKFKSRRETTTRLMDVNGLHLTYDVVDGSSSSSTVPVLKPTMSIGQILSKKLLLAEDSDMNVANERRKMSLGQMLAKNSSSDKTVSKRSEGKENEKRTKTRKRKSFGFAKISVLLNKESKNKKKKKKIALNLR; this is encoded by the exons ATGGTTGTCAAGACTGGTTTCCCTATTACCG ACTcgtcttcttctgcttcaatGGCCGAATTTCCAGAACCGGGCACTGTAAACCCTGACTCGGATCTATCGAATGGTCGAGCTGAGAAGCCTGAGATAGACACTTCGGCTCCGTTCGAGTCAGTGAGAGAAGCAGCCACTCGTTTCGGCGGTTTTGGTTTCTGGAGACCTTCTCTCAATAAACTCCCAGATGCTTCTCAG GAAAATATCCAAGAACCTGATATCATGGGACTCAAAGCACAAGCTTTCGAGCTACAAAGAGAACTAATTGTTAAAGAACGCGAAACGCTAGAGGTGTTGAAGGAGCTTGAGGCGACTAAAGCCACAGTCTTAAAGCTGCAGCAGAGGAATGAAGCTTATGAGGAGGACACGTTGAGAGAAGAAGTTGACAGTCATATCAAGCCAGCGGGTGTGGTTCTAAAGGATTTAAGCCAGGCGAAGATGAATTTGTGCAAGATTGCAAGTATACGCGAATCTGTGGAGCAGTTGAAGAATAAACTGAATGAGGAAAGAGCTGCACTTGAGAAGACACGCGAGAGACTTATGGAGAAATCTCTCAAGGTGTTTTctttagaggaagaagaagtgagagTAAGATTTGCCAAGGAGGGTCAAACCGGCGAGAAAGATCTTGGAATGTTGAATGAGGTTCAAAGATTGAGCCGTCAAGCTCAAGAGGTGAAGAAAACCGGAGAGAATGCAGAGTTGGAAGTTGTGAAAGCAATGGCTGAGACTGAAAGCACAAGAGATAAGATTAGAACAGCTAAGATAAGGTTGGTGGCTGCTAGAAAGATGAAGGAAGCGGCCAGAGAGGCTGAGGCGGTTGCAATCGCAGAGATTGAGGCTGTTACTGGAAGTATGAATGTTGGTAAGGCCGAGGCTGTGACTATCTCTGCTGAAGAGTATTCTGTGCTTGCTCGTAGTGCTAGAGACGCAGAGGAAGAGGCGAGAAAGCGAGTGGAAGATGCAATGTCGAGAGTTGAAGAAGCTAATGTTTCAAAGAAGGATGTTCTGAAGAAAGTTGACGAAGCGGCTCAAGAAATTGAAACCAGCAAGAGAGTATTGGAGGAAGCTGTGGAGAGAGTTGACGCTGCAAATGCTTCGAAGATCGAAGCAGAAGAGGCGCTGCGAAAATGGCGGTCAGAGAATGGACAGAGGAGAAGATTATCTTCTTCGGTGAACAACACTTCCAAGTTCAAGAGCAGAAGAGAGACAACAACACGTCTGATGGATGTAAACGGTCTGCATCTGACATACGATGTTGTTGACGggtcatcatcttcttcaacggTCCCAGTCTTGAAACCAACAATGTCAATAGGACAAATACTGAGCAAGAAGCTACTTCTTGCAGAGGATTCAGATATGAATGTTGCtaatgagagaagaaaaatgtcGTTGGGTCAGATGCTTGCAAAGAATAGCAGTAGTGATAAAACTGTAAGCAAGAGAAGTGAAGggaaagagaatgagaaaagGACGAAGACtcgaaagagaaagagtttcGGATTTGCTAAGATCTCTGTGTTGTTGAACAAAGagagcaagaacaagaagaagaagaaaaagatagcTTTGAACTTAAGGTGA
- a CDS encoding weak chloroplast movement under blue light protein (DUF827) (Plant protein of unknown function (DUF827); CONTAINS InterPro DOMAIN/s: Protein of unknown function DUF827, plant (InterPro:IPR008545); BEST Arabidopsis thaliana protein match is: Plant protein of unknown function (DUF827) (TAIR:AT3G51720.1); Has 35333 Blast hits to 34131 proteins in 2444 species: Archae - 798; Bacteria - 22429; Metazoa - 974; Fungi - 991; Plants - 531; Viruses - 0; Other Eukaryotes - 9610 (source: NCBI BLink).), whose product MAEFPEPGTVNPDSDLSNGRAEKPEIDTSAPFESVREAATRFGGFGFWRPSLNKLPDASQENIQEPDIMGLKAQAFELQRELIVKERETLEVLKELEATKATVLKLQQRNEAYEEDTLREEVDSHIKPAGVVLKDLSQAKMNLCKIASIRESVEQLKNKLNEERAALEKTRERLMEKSLKVFSLEEEEVRVRFAKEGQTGEKDLGMLNEVQRLSRQAQEVKKTGENAELEVVKAMAETESTRDKIRTAKIRLVAARKMKEAAREAEAVAIAEIEAVTGSMNVGKAEAVTISAEEYSVLARSARDAEEEARKRVEDAMSRVEEANVSKKDVLKKVDEAAQEIETSKRVLEEAVERVDAANASKIEAEEALRKWRSENGQRRRLSSSVNNTSKFKSRRETTTRLMDVNGLHLTYDVVDGSSSSSTVPVLKPTMSIGQILSKKLLLAEDSDMNVANERRKMSLGQMLAKNSSSDKTVSKRSEGKENEKRTKTRKRKSFGFAKISVLLNKESKNKKKKKKIALNLR is encoded by the exons atGGCCGAATTTCCAGAACCGGGCACTGTAAACCCTGACTCGGATCTATCGAATGGTCGAGCTGAGAAGCCTGAGATAGACACTTCGGCTCCGTTCGAGTCAGTGAGAGAAGCAGCCACTCGTTTCGGCGGTTTTGGTTTCTGGAGACCTTCTCTCAATAAACTCCCAGATGCTTCTCAG GAAAATATCCAAGAACCTGATATCATGGGACTCAAAGCACAAGCTTTCGAGCTACAAAGAGAACTAATTGTTAAAGAACGCGAAACGCTAGAGGTGTTGAAGGAGCTTGAGGCGACTAAAGCCACAGTCTTAAAGCTGCAGCAGAGGAATGAAGCTTATGAGGAGGACACGTTGAGAGAAGAAGTTGACAGTCATATCAAGCCAGCGGGTGTGGTTCTAAAGGATTTAAGCCAGGCGAAGATGAATTTGTGCAAGATTGCAAGTATACGCGAATCTGTGGAGCAGTTGAAGAATAAACTGAATGAGGAAAGAGCTGCACTTGAGAAGACACGCGAGAGACTTATGGAGAAATCTCTCAAGGTGTTTTctttagaggaagaagaagtgagagTAAGATTTGCCAAGGAGGGTCAAACCGGCGAGAAAGATCTTGGAATGTTGAATGAGGTTCAAAGATTGAGCCGTCAAGCTCAAGAGGTGAAGAAAACCGGAGAGAATGCAGAGTTGGAAGTTGTGAAAGCAATGGCTGAGACTGAAAGCACAAGAGATAAGATTAGAACAGCTAAGATAAGGTTGGTGGCTGCTAGAAAGATGAAGGAAGCGGCCAGAGAGGCTGAGGCGGTTGCAATCGCAGAGATTGAGGCTGTTACTGGAAGTATGAATGTTGGTAAGGCCGAGGCTGTGACTATCTCTGCTGAAGAGTATTCTGTGCTTGCTCGTAGTGCTAGAGACGCAGAGGAAGAGGCGAGAAAGCGAGTGGAAGATGCAATGTCGAGAGTTGAAGAAGCTAATGTTTCAAAGAAGGATGTTCTGAAGAAAGTTGACGAAGCGGCTCAAGAAATTGAAACCAGCAAGAGAGTATTGGAGGAAGCTGTGGAGAGAGTTGACGCTGCAAATGCTTCGAAGATCGAAGCAGAAGAGGCGCTGCGAAAATGGCGGTCAGAGAATGGACAGAGGAGAAGATTATCTTCTTCGGTGAACAACACTTCCAAGTTCAAGAGCAGAAGAGAGACAACAACACGTCTGATGGATGTAAACGGTCTGCATCTGACATACGATGTTGTTGACGggtcatcatcttcttcaacggTCCCAGTCTTGAAACCAACAATGTCAATAGGACAAATACTGAGCAAGAAGCTACTTCTTGCAGAGGATTCAGATATGAATGTTGCtaatgagagaagaaaaatgtcGTTGGGTCAGATGCTTGCAAAGAATAGCAGTAGTGATAAAACTGTAAGCAAGAGAAGTGAAGggaaagagaatgagaaaagGACGAAGACtcgaaagagaaagagtttcGGATTTGCTAAGATCTCTGTGTTGTTGAACAAAGagagcaagaacaagaagaagaagaaaaagatagcTTTGAACTTAAGGTGA